One Dreissena polymorpha isolate Duluth1 chromosome 9, UMN_Dpol_1.0, whole genome shotgun sequence genomic window carries:
- the LOC127845332 gene encoding uncharacterized protein LOC127845332 isoform X2 → MDSAKRAKAFSEREIDVITDFMKTNIHKLRANHGSGGPGMVARVRDIWVELLAGVNACGNGPRTLQQVKEKWRNMTKNAKSEVSRERNHAAATGGGPPLPEMSQTSQAVASLFATSASFHGIVEDADTVIAVTPPSPNFLGLPMMDFLTDMDIPDPFGVAETGEDNKSKTKEKTTGLSKMPN, encoded by the exons ATGGACTCTGCAAAACGGGCTAAAGCTTTTAGCGAAAGAGAAATTGATGTTATAACGGAtttcatgaaaacaaacattcataAGCTTAGAGCGAACCATGGCTCGGGCGGTCCGGGCATGGTTGCTCGAGTAAGAGATATTTGGGTTGAACTATTAGCGGGGGTAAATGCTTGCGGCAACGGCCCCAGGACTCTCCAACAAGTGAAAGAAAAGTGGAGAAATATG ACAAAAAATGCGAAATCCGAGGTTTCTAGAGAGCGAAACCATGCTGCCGCTACGGGGGGAGGACCGCCACTGCCCGAGATGTCACAAACCTCGCAGGCGGTGGCGAGTCTATTCGCCACCTCGGCCTCGTTTCACGGCATAGTGGAGGACGCAGATACCGTCATCG CGGTAACTCCTCCATCGCCGAATTTCCTGGGGCTGCCCATGATGGATTTTCTTACCGACATGGACATCCCAGATCCCTTCGGTGTGGCGGAAACCGGTGAAGACA ATAAGTCGAAAACCAAGGAAAAAACTACCG GACTCTCAAAGATGCCCAACTAG
- the LOC127845332 gene encoding uncharacterized protein LOC127845332 isoform X1 → MDSAKRAKAFSEREIDVITDFMKTNIHKLRANHGSGGPGMVARVRDIWVELLAGVNACGNGPRTLQQVKEKWRNMTKNAKSEVSRERNHAAATGGGPPLPEMSQTSQAVASLFATSASFHGIVEDADTVIAVTPPSPNFLGLPMMDFLTDMDIPDPFGVAETGEDNKSKTKEKTTATSVPSASTASDRSRKRTLKDAQLEALESQSEMSRAGAECFRKVARLADFLIAKLEKK, encoded by the exons ATGGACTCTGCAAAACGGGCTAAAGCTTTTAGCGAAAGAGAAATTGATGTTATAACGGAtttcatgaaaacaaacattcataAGCTTAGAGCGAACCATGGCTCGGGCGGTCCGGGCATGGTTGCTCGAGTAAGAGATATTTGGGTTGAACTATTAGCGGGGGTAAATGCTTGCGGCAACGGCCCCAGGACTCTCCAACAAGTGAAAGAAAAGTGGAGAAATATG ACAAAAAATGCGAAATCCGAGGTTTCTAGAGAGCGAAACCATGCTGCCGCTACGGGGGGAGGACCGCCACTGCCCGAGATGTCACAAACCTCGCAGGCGGTGGCGAGTCTATTCGCCACCTCGGCCTCGTTTCACGGCATAGTGGAGGACGCAGATACCGTCATCG CGGTAACTCCTCCATCGCCGAATTTCCTGGGGCTGCCCATGATGGATTTTCTTACCGACATGGACATCCCAGATCCCTTCGGTGTGGCGGAAACCGGTGAAGACA ATAAGTCGAAAACCAAGGAAAAAACTACCG CAACATCTGTTCCATCAGCCTCAACAGCCAGTGACAGAAGCAGAAAGAG GACTCTCAAAGATGCCCAACTAGAGGCCCTGGAAAGCCAATCAGAGATGAGCAGGGCGGGGGCAGAATGTTTTAGGAAAGTGGCCCGTCTTGCAGACTTTCTCATTgctaaattagaaaaaaaataa